Proteins found in one Candidatus Nitrospira nitrificans genomic segment:
- a CDS encoding MFS transporter, giving the protein MIETGTSPQSEHRSRYVSLVETTVSETIFSHPIESSPPSPLRWLILGLLFSISVVTYIDRINISVTARHMMPALGLTEQEMGFVFSAFVVGYALFQIPGGWLSDRWGIRIVLMIALIWWSCFTAWTAIAATSFLAGPLGIVGALALVRFLLGVGEAAALPTFNRAVTDWLPAHERGLGIGIAIGGIGIGAAITPPVTAWIMVNYGWQSAFYLSSGIGLGLAVIWWWLAADRPSRHRWHIHDKAIPPAAQPVPPRPSIPWATLRNTPSVWWLMLSYGCLGYVAYVYMSWFYLYLVNERGFSVLRGGVFAAAPFLAILVSSPVGGWVTDRLAMKYGVTRGRQLVGMTGMGLAAGSIALGAVAESPYLALASLSLGAGWLYFTVGAYWSSTSHLSPTHAGSLSGLMNMGANLGGAISPTLTPWLAQQWGWGASLGLAACISLLGGIMWLRIRPGDGLKHR; this is encoded by the coding sequence TTGATTGAGACGGGAACCTCGCCGCAATCTGAACACCGCTCACGCTATGTGTCTCTGGTCGAAACTACCGTGAGCGAGACGATTTTCTCCCATCCCATAGAATCTTCGCCTCCTTCTCCTCTACGCTGGCTCATCCTTGGGCTACTCTTTTCCATCAGCGTCGTCACCTACATCGATCGTATCAACATTTCAGTCACGGCACGCCACATGATGCCGGCGCTGGGATTGACCGAGCAAGAGATGGGATTTGTCTTCTCCGCGTTCGTCGTCGGTTACGCCTTGTTCCAGATTCCCGGTGGGTGGCTGAGTGATCGCTGGGGCATTCGCATCGTCCTCATGATCGCACTGATCTGGTGGTCCTGCTTTACCGCCTGGACCGCCATCGCCGCGACATCGTTCCTAGCCGGACCGCTCGGCATCGTCGGTGCCCTGGCCCTGGTCAGATTTCTTCTCGGTGTCGGCGAAGCAGCGGCCTTACCGACCTTTAATCGCGCCGTCACCGACTGGCTTCCCGCTCATGAGCGCGGCCTTGGCATCGGGATTGCCATCGGCGGGATTGGCATCGGCGCAGCGATCACTCCGCCGGTAACGGCTTGGATCATGGTCAACTACGGCTGGCAATCTGCCTTTTATCTTTCAAGTGGCATTGGGCTCGGCCTTGCCGTTATCTGGTGGTGGCTAGCCGCCGATCGTCCATCGCGTCACCGATGGCACATTCATGACAAAGCCATACCGCCCGCAGCTCAACCTGTTCCGCCACGCCCTTCGATTCCTTGGGCTACCCTTCGAAACACGCCGAGCGTGTGGTGGCTGATGTTGAGTTACGGATGTTTGGGCTATGTCGCCTATGTCTACATGTCTTGGTTCTATCTCTATCTCGTCAATGAGCGTGGGTTCAGTGTGCTACGCGGTGGGGTGTTTGCTGCCGCCCCCTTCCTTGCAATCCTTGTCTCATCCCCTGTGGGCGGATGGGTCACGGATCGATTGGCCATGAAGTATGGCGTCACCAGGGGGCGACAGCTCGTGGGGATGACGGGGATGGGACTAGCCGCCGGCTCCATCGCCCTGGGTGCGGTTGCGGAATCCCCCTACCTTGCTCTGGCCAGCCTGTCACTAGGCGCCGGATGGCTGTACTTCACCGTCGGGGCCTATTGGTCCTCGACAAGCCATCTATCACCGACCCATGCCGGAAGCCTCTCAGGTCTCATGAATATGGGCGCCAACCTTGGCGGAGCCATTTCTCCGACACTCACACCCTGGCTCGCTCAACAGTGGGGTTGGGGTGCTTCGCTCGGCCTTGCCGCCTGCATTTCCCTGCTCGGGGGAATCATGTGGTTGCGCATCAGGCCTGGAGATGGACTCAAGCACCGTTGA
- a CDS encoding DUF5985 family protein, producing MMEIGMWGLEEAEELLLGCIIMANAVVVLFFIKYWKMTGDRFFLFFAWAFVLEAVCRVILAAYVVNSESEPLVYSIRLLAYSLILAGILDKNRVSIRKYLFQRTSR from the coding sequence ATGATGGAGATAGGCATGTGGGGATTGGAAGAAGCCGAGGAGCTGTTGCTCGGCTGCATCATCATGGCTAACGCGGTCGTCGTGCTTTTCTTCATCAAGTACTGGAAGATGACCGGCGACCGTTTCTTTCTTTTCTTCGCGTGGGCCTTTGTGCTGGAAGCTGTATGCCGGGTCATTTTGGCGGCTTATGTCGTGAATTCGGAAAGCGAACCCCTCGTCTACTCCATTCGACTCCTCGCCTACAGCCTGATCTTGGCGGGTATCCTCGATAAGAACCGCGTGTCGATCCGAAAGTACCTGTTTCAACGGACGTCACGATGA
- a CDS encoding peptidylprolyl isomerase: protein MTLEFRKKDPRVTIATRFGEIKIRFYPDAAPRHVENLINLIKMGFYDGTTFHRVVPGFIIQGGDPLSKSPDRTLHGTGGPGYFLSPEPNDYPHKRGALSMAKMPRESNSTRDFNDNGSQFFICVGDNSGLDRRYTVFGEVFRGIEVVDKIVGASRDERDNPLDPIRVTMTVKE from the coding sequence ATGACACTCGAGTTCAGAAAGAAAGATCCCCGCGTCACGATCGCCACGAGATTCGGCGAGATCAAGATTCGCTTTTACCCGGACGCGGCGCCGCGCCATGTGGAGAACCTTATCAATCTCATCAAGATGGGGTTCTATGACGGCACCACGTTCCATCGTGTGGTGCCTGGGTTCATCATCCAGGGCGGCGATCCACTGAGTAAATCTCCCGACCGCACCCTCCACGGGACAGGCGGACCAGGATACTTTCTCTCCCCCGAGCCGAACGATTACCCGCACAAGCGCGGGGCGCTTTCCATGGCGAAAATGCCCCGAGAGAGCAATAGCACACGCGACTTCAACGACAACGGTTCACAATTCTTTATCTGCGTCGGAGATAACAGCGGGTTAGATCGGCGCTACACGGTGTTTGGAGAAGTCTTTCGTGGGATCGAGGTTGTCGACAAGATTGTCGGCGCGTCTCGCGACGAGCGAGACAACCCACTGGATCCGATCCGGGTCACGATGACCGTGAAAGAATAG
- a CDS encoding DUF5985 family protein — translation MATLIYSLCTLTAVLCAWLLLHAYGGSGNRLLFWSGLFFAIVAGNNMFLMVDKLVFPFVDLTVYRYTVTLVAHGIFLFGLIFERE, via the coding sequence ATGGCGACGCTGATCTACAGCCTGTGCACCTTGACGGCCGTCCTCTGCGCTTGGTTGCTCTTGCACGCGTATGGGGGAAGCGGCAATCGACTGTTATTCTGGAGCGGCCTATTCTTCGCCATCGTGGCGGGCAACAACATGTTCCTCATGGTCGATAAGCTGGTCTTTCCATTCGTCGATTTGACCGTATATCGGTATACCGTCACCTTGGTAGCGCACGGCATCTTTCTTTTTGGATTGATTTTTGAGCGGGAATGA
- a CDS encoding sensor histidine kinase, producing MTTLIDSTCHESRIKDSVNILLVDDDIRNLDVLESVLTMPDYRLFRARSADEALLALVREEFAVIVLDVRMPDLSGYELAQMIKRRKRTQHVPIIFLTAYYGEDEDVLQGYGAGAVDYLSKPVNPLILRSKVAVLVDLFRKTRILETMNRAMEAEIEERLAQLKASLHEKDTLLREVHHRVKNNLQIVSSLIDLQAARQKGRDVQALFRDARDRVRSMALVHEKLYQSEDLAQTELGTYTKNLMKELFQAHGEVSSKIRLNMQLEPVRLPVDRAIPCGLILNELATNSLKHAFIGRQEGLIEICLTCIDNRSVRLVFQDDGKGFPSGFDWHATESLGLRLVRMLSEQLRADLRHRNGSGTTFEICFDIHGIGIADSRER from the coding sequence GTGACGACGTTGATCGATTCCACATGTCACGAGTCGCGCATAAAGGATTCCGTCAACATCTTATTGGTCGACGACGACATCCGGAACCTCGATGTGCTGGAAAGTGTGCTGACCATGCCGGATTACCGCCTGTTTCGCGCACGGTCCGCCGACGAGGCATTGCTGGCGCTCGTGCGCGAGGAGTTCGCCGTCATCGTGTTGGACGTTCGGATGCCGGACCTCAGCGGCTACGAGCTGGCGCAGATGATCAAGCGGCGTAAGCGCACGCAGCACGTGCCGATCATCTTCCTGACCGCCTACTATGGCGAGGACGAAGACGTGCTGCAGGGTTACGGCGCGGGCGCGGTGGACTATTTGAGCAAACCGGTCAATCCGCTGATTCTACGGTCGAAGGTGGCGGTGCTTGTGGACCTGTTCCGGAAAACGCGGATATTGGAGACGATGAACCGAGCCATGGAAGCCGAGATCGAAGAACGGCTGGCGCAATTGAAAGCGTCCCTCCACGAAAAAGATACGTTGCTGCGGGAAGTCCATCATCGCGTGAAGAATAACCTGCAGATTGTATCGAGTCTCATTGATTTGCAAGCGGCTCGACAAAAAGGTCGGGACGTGCAGGCACTGTTCCGGGACGCCCGTGACCGAGTCCGTTCGATGGCGTTGGTCCACGAGAAGCTCTATCAATCCGAGGATCTCGCCCAGACCGAATTGGGTACATACACGAAAAATCTTATGAAAGAACTCTTCCAAGCCCATGGGGAAGTCTCATCGAAGATACGGCTGAATATGCAGTTGGAACCGGTGCGTCTGCCTGTTGATCGGGCGATCCCTTGCGGCCTGATCTTGAACGAGTTGGCGACCAACAGCCTTAAACATGCGTTTATAGGACGGCAGGAAGGCCTCATCGAAATCTGTTTGACGTGTATCGACAATCGCTCTGTGCGGCTCGTCTTTCAGGATGACGGCAAGGGATTTCCTTCGGGCTTCGATTGGCACGCCACGGAGTCGTTGGGTTTGCGCCTGGTCCGCATGCTCAGCGAGCAATTACGAGCGGATCTCAGGCATCGCAACGGATCGGGAACCACTTTTGAGATCTGCTTCGACATCCATGGGATAGGAATCGCGGACTCCCGGGAGCGTTGA
- a CDS encoding response regulator has product MTKANILIVEDEAIVAADLADKLERAGYAISGTVSRGEHAVRMVRQNRPDLILMDIRLAGPLDGIEVAESLKSFTDVPVVFLTAHSDDETIRRAGFTDPFGYILKPFVERDLTTQIDIALYRYQAERALRDSEGKYRALVETAFDGIITLDEQGTILSCNAAAERMFGYPRKDLLRRNVAILMPDAFPAGPRSWLGHSATPETGGVSGGLEESTGRRCDGIIFPLEISLNRTSMGTPITYTVIIRDVTERHAIHQKVCRLAEQLEQRVEIRTAELVQSQARLRVLAAELSLIEQRERKRLATDLHDHLAQLLVLGRLQLGQAKALMIGHSAAALVDKTVDVLNESLQYTRTLIADLSPPVLQDFGLPSALEWLGDHMQQHKLTVGVRWSGSQELSLPGDISVLLFQSVRELLINAAKHAGSGKAVVSAEQRDGSLLIEVRDDGQGFDPKAIRGDMTPQSSKFGLFSIKERMIAMGGQFDLRSSPGEGTTATLILPINKPAPVSSAVDPAQPPPRESNEGAGASPLSPENDSRTALIRVLLADDHTVVRQGLRSLMESYADMVVVGEAGNGIEAVAMADALLPDVVIMDVNMPKMNGVDATGQIKTRHPSMVVIGLSMHDDIRYEQGMKTAGAAAYITKDSISDHLHNLIRANCPANRREIPGEDDVLSHAHPNGDIELFTQDRPF; this is encoded by the coding sequence ATGACGAAAGCGAATATTCTTATCGTTGAAGATGAAGCCATCGTCGCGGCCGACCTGGCTGATAAATTGGAGCGGGCCGGCTACGCCATTTCGGGCACCGTTTCTCGAGGCGAGCATGCCGTCCGTATGGTGCGGCAGAATCGGCCTGATCTCATACTCATGGACATCCGGTTAGCCGGTCCGTTGGACGGCATTGAAGTTGCGGAATCCTTGAAATCGTTTACGGATGTGCCGGTGGTATTTCTCACGGCCCACTCAGACGACGAGACCATCAGGCGCGCGGGCTTCACCGATCCGTTCGGCTACATCCTCAAGCCGTTCGTTGAGCGGGATCTCACGACGCAGATCGACATCGCGTTATATCGGTATCAGGCTGAACGCGCCCTCCGGGACAGCGAGGGGAAGTATCGAGCCCTCGTGGAAACGGCCTTCGACGGCATTATCACGCTCGACGAACAAGGGACCATTCTATCCTGCAATGCCGCAGCGGAGCGGATGTTCGGCTATCCACGGAAAGACCTACTTCGCCGGAACGTCGCCATATTGATGCCCGACGCGTTCCCCGCAGGACCGCGCAGTTGGCTCGGGCATTCCGCCACACCCGAAACCGGCGGAGTCTCCGGCGGATTAGAGGAGAGCACGGGCAGGCGTTGCGATGGGATCATATTTCCGCTGGAAATCTCTCTGAACCGGACTTCGATGGGAACTCCGATCACGTACACCGTCATTATCCGAGATGTGACGGAACGGCACGCAATTCATCAAAAGGTCTGTCGCCTAGCGGAACAATTGGAGCAGCGAGTGGAAATTCGCACAGCGGAATTGGTGCAATCCCAAGCCCGGCTGCGGGTGTTGGCCGCCGAGCTGAGTTTGATTGAGCAGCGAGAGCGGAAACGACTGGCGACCGATTTACACGATCACCTGGCGCAGCTGCTTGTATTGGGTCGTCTTCAACTCGGTCAAGCGAAGGCGCTCATGATCGGGCATTCAGCCGCCGCGCTTGTCGACAAGACGGTTGATGTGCTGAATGAATCGCTCCAGTATACGCGCACATTGATCGCCGACCTCAGTCCTCCCGTCTTGCAGGATTTCGGCCTTCCCTCCGCCCTCGAATGGCTTGGCGACCATATGCAACAGCATAAGTTGACCGTCGGGGTGCGTTGGTCGGGAAGCCAGGAGCTGAGCCTGCCCGGGGACATCAGCGTGCTCTTATTTCAATCCGTCCGAGAGCTATTGATCAATGCGGCCAAGCATGCCGGCTCCGGCAAAGCCGTCGTGTCAGCTGAACAGCGCGATGGTTCGCTGCTGATCGAAGTTCGAGATGACGGGCAAGGATTCGATCCGAAGGCGATCCGGGGCGACATGACGCCCCAGTCGTCAAAATTCGGGTTATTCAGCATCAAAGAACGGATGATTGCCATGGGGGGACAGTTTGACTTGCGATCGTCCCCGGGGGAGGGCACGACCGCGACGCTGATTCTACCGATCAACAAGCCGGCCCCGGTTTCATCCGCGGTAGACCCCGCGCAACCTCCTCCGAGAGAATCGAATGAGGGTGCCGGTGCTTCTCCTCTCTCGCCCGAGAACGACTCTCGTACTGCCCTGATTCGAGTGCTGTTGGCCGACGACCACACGGTCGTCCGTCAAGGTCTGCGCTCGCTCATGGAGAGTTATGCCGATATGGTCGTGGTCGGCGAGGCAGGCAACGGCATCGAGGCCGTCGCCATGGCGGATGCGCTTCTGCCTGATGTCGTGATCATGGACGTCAACATGCCGAAAATGAACGGCGTCGATGCGACCGGCCAGATCAAAACCCGACATCCATCGATGGTCGTCATCGGCCTTTCGATGCATGATGACATCCGATACGAGCAGGGAATGAAGACCGCCGGGGCGGCCGCTTATATCACGAAAGATTCGATTTCGGATCACTTACACAACCTCATCCGCGCCAACTGTCCGGCTAATCGGCGGGAGATTCCCGGCGAGGACGATGTCCTGAGTCATGCGCATCCCAACGGCGATATCGAACTTTTCACGCAAGACCGCCCGTTTTGA
- a CDS encoding L-threonylcarbamoyladenylate synthase — MDVKTIHVNSVILSASDAESIRRAGRIITAGGLVAFPTETVYGLGCDAMNADAAAKVFEAKQRPQFDPLIVHIADHKQLEMVIGRLPSLGQRLIDAFWPGPLTLVLPKQPAIPDLITAGLSTVAVRMPNHPVAQTLIREAGTPIAAPSANPFGYVSPTTAQHVAAGLGSVVDLILDDGPCPIGVESTIVSLAESQPELLRPGSITIEQLRAVIGAIRPASSVNQTPLAPGQASRHYATRTQLMLLPSAEARPLLKDDERAGLLIHSRPKDTDHRFAAVEILSSTGDLREAARHLFAALRRLDSLGLDRIYAEPYKEEGLGVAIMDRLRRCATP; from the coding sequence ATGGATGTGAAGACCATTCATGTGAATAGTGTCATCCTCTCGGCCTCGGATGCTGAATCCATCCGCCGGGCGGGACGGATCATCACAGCAGGTGGACTCGTCGCCTTTCCGACCGAGACGGTGTATGGACTCGGATGCGATGCGATGAATGCTGACGCAGCCGCGAAGGTCTTCGAAGCCAAACAACGTCCGCAGTTCGATCCGCTCATCGTCCACATCGCCGACCACAAGCAATTGGAGATGGTGATCGGTCGCTTGCCCTCTCTGGGTCAACGGCTCATCGATGCATTCTGGCCCGGTCCGTTGACGTTGGTCTTGCCCAAACAGCCGGCGATCCCGGATCTCATCACCGCCGGGCTCTCGACCGTCGCAGTGAGAATGCCGAACCATCCGGTAGCGCAGACTCTTATTCGAGAGGCAGGCACCCCGATCGCAGCGCCCAGCGCCAATCCGTTCGGCTATGTCAGCCCGACCACGGCTCAGCACGTGGCGGCAGGGCTTGGGAGTGTCGTCGACCTCATCCTCGACGACGGACCATGTCCGATCGGAGTCGAATCGACGATTGTTTCACTGGCAGAATCACAGCCCGAGTTATTGCGCCCGGGCAGTATCACCATCGAACAACTCCGTGCCGTCATCGGCGCTATTCGTCCGGCGTCATCTGTGAATCAAACGCCACTGGCACCCGGTCAAGCGTCACGCCACTATGCAACGCGAACACAACTGATGCTCTTACCATCAGCCGAAGCCAGGCCGCTCCTGAAAGATGATGAGCGCGCAGGATTGCTGATCCACTCACGCCCAAAAGACACCGACCATCGCTTTGCCGCTGTTGAAATTCTCTCTTCGACCGGTGATCTGAGGGAAGCTGCGCGCCATCTGTTTGCAGCGCTTCGACGGCTGGACTCCCTTGGTCTGGATAGGATCTATGCAGAACCTTATAAGGAAGAAGGGCTGGGAGTCGCAATCATGGATCGCTTGCGCCGCTGCGCGACGCCATGA
- a CDS encoding FKBP-type peptidyl-prolyl cis-trans isomerase: MRIRTLCVAIGLLFLTTPLLAASQDPTNDDQKTLYALGLAISQSLGTFSLSEAELDMVKNGLTDGVLKRSPKADLQTFGPKIQQLQQARLALVADGEKKAGAAFLTKAASEKGSTKTESGIVITTIKPGTGATPKATDTVKVHYHGTLTDGTVFDSSVKRGEPATFPLDKVIKCWTEGVQQIKAGGKSRLICPSNLAYGDAGSPPVIKPGSTLVFEVELLEIVNK; encoded by the coding sequence ATGCGAATCCGTACATTATGTGTTGCCATAGGGCTCCTCTTTCTTACGACACCGTTATTGGCCGCCTCGCAAGATCCGACGAATGATGACCAGAAAACGTTGTATGCGCTCGGGCTGGCCATTAGTCAATCACTGGGGACCTTTTCCCTCAGCGAAGCCGAACTCGATATGGTCAAAAATGGCCTCACCGACGGCGTACTCAAACGCTCCCCAAAAGCTGATCTCCAAACATTCGGGCCGAAAATCCAGCAACTTCAACAGGCTCGATTGGCGCTGGTTGCTGACGGCGAGAAGAAAGCAGGAGCCGCGTTTCTAACCAAAGCGGCCTCGGAGAAGGGCTCGACCAAAACTGAATCCGGCATCGTGATCACCACCATCAAGCCGGGAACCGGAGCTACGCCAAAGGCAACGGATACGGTTAAGGTCCACTACCACGGTACCTTAACCGATGGGACGGTGTTTGACAGTTCCGTCAAACGAGGAGAGCCTGCAACCTTTCCTCTCGACAAAGTCATCAAATGTTGGACAGAAGGGGTTCAACAGATCAAGGCCGGGGGAAAAAGTCGGCTTATCTGCCCGTCGAATCTGGCGTATGGCGACGCAGGATCACCGCCGGTTATCAAGCCCGGATCCACGTTGGTGTTCGAGGTCGAGTTACTCGAAATCGTCAACAAGTAG